A DNA window from Helianthus annuus cultivar XRQ/B chromosome 15, HanXRQr2.0-SUNRISE, whole genome shotgun sequence contains the following coding sequences:
- the LOC110911391 gene encoding uncharacterized protein LOC110911391 isoform X2, producing the protein MLGEEKNAFFVVRKGDLVGVYKNLNDCQAQVGSSVCDPPVSVYKGYTMPKEAEEYMISCGLKNALYSIKAADLTEELFGNLVACPYQQPHFALGEPSSDHMSKRRFQEVLGSQTGEGFGLASMSSDPARKHVKLENLAAQSLTTNRTCILEFDGASKGNPGQAGAGAVLRTEDGNLVCRLREGLGITTNNVAEYRAMILGLRYALSKGFTSIRVLGDSKLVCMQVQGLWKVKNQNISKLYEEAKKLKEKFVGFQIDHVLRDLNSDADTQANLAVDLAVGQIQEVDS; encoded by the exons ATGTTGGGAGAAGAGAAGAATGCTTTCTTTGTGGTCCGAAAAGGTGATCTTGTTGGTGTGTACAAGAATTTGAATGATTGTCAGGCGCAAGTTGGATCCTCG GTATGCGATCCACCTGTCAGTGTGTATAAAGGCTATACCATGCCCAAGGAAGCTGAAGAATATATGATTTCTTGTGGGCTTAAGAATGCACTTTATTCCATCAAAGCTGCAGATCTAACGGAAGAGCTATTCGGAAATCTTGTGGCGTGTCCTTACCAG CAACCGCATTTTGCGTTAGGAGAACCGTCTAGTGATCATATGTCCAAAAGACGATTTCAGGAAGTTTTGGGATCCCAAACTGGG GAAGGCTTTGGATTGGCATCTATGTCAAGTGATCCTGCACGGAAGCATGTTAAGTTAGAAAATCTTGCAGCTCAATCTCTAACAACTAAT CGTACTTGCATTCTTGAGTTTGATGGCGCGTCTAAAGGAAATCCCGGACAAGCTGGAGCAGGAGCGGTTTTACGAACCGAGGATGGAAATTTG GTTTGTAGATTGCGTGAAGGTTTGGGTATAACAACTAATAATGTTGCTGAATATCGAGCTATGATTCTAGGGTTGAGATATGCTCTTAGCAAAGGTTTTACAAGTATACGAGTTTTGGGCGATTCCAAACTCGTTTGCATGCAG GTTCAAGGTCTATGGAAGGTGAAAAATCAGAACATTAGCAAGTTGTATGAAGAAGCaaagaaattgaaggaaaaaTTTGTCGGTTTCCAGATTGATCATGTTTTAAGG GACTTGAACTCTGATGCTGATACTCAAGCAAACTTAGCTGTGGATCTTGCAG TCGGTCAAATTCAAGAAGTCGACTCATAA
- the LOC110911391 gene encoding uncharacterized protein LOC110911391 isoform X1, whose product MNILFNACSTALFARTTTGGIAARCVTSGVVCSLLRRRISAGNGLLLTRFRVSCCYSTRKGAGGGKSKRKSSDSKSEKMLGEEKNAFFVVRKGDLVGVYKNLNDCQAQVGSSVCDPPVSVYKGYTMPKEAEEYMISCGLKNALYSIKAADLTEELFGNLVACPYQQPHFALGEPSSDHMSKRRFQEVLGSQTGEGFGLASMSSDPARKHVKLENLAAQSLTTNRTCILEFDGASKGNPGQAGAGAVLRTEDGNLVCRLREGLGITTNNVAEYRAMILGLRYALSKGFTSIRVLGDSKLVCMQVQGLWKVKNQNISKLYEEAKKLKEKFVGFQIDHVLRDLNSDADTQANLAVDLAVGQIQEVDS is encoded by the exons ATGAACATCTTATTTAATGCGTGTTCCACCGCTTTATTTGCAAGGACGACGACTGGCGGTATTGCTGCGAGATGTGTCACTAGTGGAGTTGTTTGTTcattgttgagaagaagaattaGTGCAGGAAATGGATTGCTTTTGACAAGGTTTCGTGTTAGTTGTTGTTACTCGACTCGAAAAGGCGCTGGTGGTGGTAAGTCTAAGAGAAAGAGTTCGGATTCTAAGTCGGAGAAAATGTTGGGAGAAGAGAAGAATGCTTTCTTTGTGGTCCGAAAAGGTGATCTTGTTGGTGTGTACAAGAATTTGAATGATTGTCAGGCGCAAGTTGGATCCTCG GTATGCGATCCACCTGTCAGTGTGTATAAAGGCTATACCATGCCCAAGGAAGCTGAAGAATATATGATTTCTTGTGGGCTTAAGAATGCACTTTATTCCATCAAAGCTGCAGATCTAACGGAAGAGCTATTCGGAAATCTTGTGGCGTGTCCTTACCAG CAACCGCATTTTGCGTTAGGAGAACCGTCTAGTGATCATATGTCCAAAAGACGATTTCAGGAAGTTTTGGGATCCCAAACTGGG GAAGGCTTTGGATTGGCATCTATGTCAAGTGATCCTGCACGGAAGCATGTTAAGTTAGAAAATCTTGCAGCTCAATCTCTAACAACTAAT CGTACTTGCATTCTTGAGTTTGATGGCGCGTCTAAAGGAAATCCCGGACAAGCTGGAGCAGGAGCGGTTTTACGAACCGAGGATGGAAATTTG GTTTGTAGATTGCGTGAAGGTTTGGGTATAACAACTAATAATGTTGCTGAATATCGAGCTATGATTCTAGGGTTGAGATATGCTCTTAGCAAAGGTTTTACAAGTATACGAGTTTTGGGCGATTCCAAACTCGTTTGCATGCAG GTTCAAGGTCTATGGAAGGTGAAAAATCAGAACATTAGCAAGTTGTATGAAGAAGCaaagaaattgaaggaaaaaTTTGTCGGTTTCCAGATTGATCATGTTTTAAGG GACTTGAACTCTGATGCTGATACTCAAGCAAACTTAGCTGTGGATCTTGCAG TCGGTCAAATTCAAGAAGTCGACTCATAA